In Plasmodium yoelii strain 17X genome assembly, chromosome: 6, one DNA window encodes the following:
- a CDS encoding eukaryotic translation initiation factor 3 subunit C, putative, with protein MQSKFWARGADNDSGDNVSDSSENEVDEKPLVSAQAERWAVMDSSSSEEEERVIKSHEGKRLDFYENIEDNLNDSMENDDFSQLLKEYDNLYKFMVKEDPDSIPNFVIIYLDKLTKYVDTTFQNNVEKKNLSKNKAQTLNKLRAKIRKCSELYQNKLNQYLENPDKFKDDLGRRRKDEDDDEDDDDDDDDEEDEEDEDEEDEDEKKDKTNKEDGDEEDERDEEDDWSYSEDAEYASDEEDDKTKKAMSKWGLKTSEKVDSKKKVAKVKKSKKEGTKKKDDKGSHIDDNQSSKKKTYAELLNTKNLSEDVIRNRVKSVIEKRGRKGLDKHEHINILSKLCEIAKTISTQSYIEVLEHLINLEFDVVSSVYTYMSFNIWNKTFKYIELILDLLIQNEHFYLVSINITEEIAEVTEESNEKEKISKSCKTLISFLAKLDDELLKALLYIDVQTEEYRKRLGKTVHMISLLYKGYKYVKYTKNLPDLAIYISTRILDHLYYKPELPFKQIWGFVKNGKEYVEKQQTGTKEESNESTDSDESPKDVVEKFVCEIFEHGTKQQRLRALLQLSYNKSLYDEFLEARELLNVGNIHELAISSDVQTQILYNRNLIQLGLCAFRHGRIYEAHCCLVEICSQNKHRELIAQGISTLKNQEKTIEQERTEKRRLLSFHMHISIELIECVNNICAMLLEVPNLAKHSYESKKDIISRQFRRFLDIYDKQIFNSPPENNREIIILATKYLQKGNWKMCCEKIFSLSIWPKFTDKEKVQAILKEKIKQEAMRTYIFRYISVYDSFSIDQLCVMFDLPQNTVHSILSKMMVNHEIPACWNESSKYILINTINPTPLQTMALKLAENINEVMEQNELALNMKNPKFMLMQERKTHMKDDKSNWNNKKGDGKYGKNYNRHKNQNYKKNYKDKNMNKNFVQH; from the exons atgcaATCTAAATTTTGGGCCAGGGGAGCAGATAATGACAGTGGTGACAATGTATCAGATTCTTCAGAAAATGAAGTTGAT gaGAAGCCATTAGTTTCTGCACAAGCAGAAAGATGGGCAGTTATGGATAGTAGCAGTTCTGAAGAGGAGGAAAGAGTAATAAAAAGCCATGAAGGAAAAAGATTAGATTTTTACGAAAATATTGaagataatttaaatgatagTATGGAAAATGATGATTTCAGCCAACTATTAAAAGAATATGataatttgtataaatttatggTTAAAGAAGATCCTGATAGTATTCCAAATTTtgtgataatatatttagataaattaacaaaatatgttGATACTACATTTCAAAATaatgtagaaaaaaaaaatttaagtaaaaataaagcaCAAACATTAAATAAGTTAAGAGCTAAAATTCGAAAATGTAGTGAActatatcaaaataaattaaatcaaTATCTTGAAAACCCAGACAAATTTAAAGATGATTTAGGAAGACGTAGAAAAGATGAAGATGATGAtgaagatgatgatgatgatgatgatgatgaagaaGATGAGGAAGATGAAGATGAGGAAGatgaagatgaaaaaaaagataaaactAATAAAGAAGATGGagatgaagaagatgaaAGAGACGAAGAAGATGATTGGTCATATAGTGAAGATGCAGAATATGCATCAGATGAAGAAGATGATAAAACAAAGAAAGCTATGAGTAAGTGGGGATTAAAAACAAGTGAAAAAGTtgatagtaaaaaaaaagttgctaaagtaaaaaaaagtaaaaaagaaggtacaaaaaaaaaagatgataAAGGTAGCCATATAGATGATAATCAATcatccaaaaaaaaaacatatgcagaattattaaatacaaaaaatttatCAGAAGATGTTATAAGAAATCGAGTCAAATCTGTTATAGAAAAAAGAGGAAGAAAAGGTTTAGATAAACatgaacatataaatatattatcaaaattatgTGAGATAGCTAAAACAATAAGTACACAATCATATATAGAAGTATTAGagcatttaataaatttagaaTTTGATGTTGTTTCAAGtgtttatacatatatgtcatttaatatatggaATAAAACCTTTAAGTATATAGAACTTATTTTAGATTTGTTAATACAAAatgaacatttttatttagtcTCAATTAATATAACCGAAGAAATTGCAGAAGTAACAGAAGAATctaatgaaaaagaaaaaatatcaaaatctTGTAAAACATTAATATCGTTTTTAGCAAAATTAGATGATGAATTATTAAaagcattattatatatagatgTACAAACAGAAGAATATCGAAAAAGACTTGGAAAAACTGTTCATATGatatctttattatataaaggatataaatatgtaaaatatacaaaaaatttaCCTGACTTGGCAATATATATTTCGACTAGAATATTAGATCATTTGTATTATAAACCTGAGTTACCTTTTAAACAAATTTGGGGATTTGTAAAAAATGGAAAGGAATATGTTGAAAAACAACAAACTGGAACAAAAGAAGAATCAAACGAATCAACAGATTCTGATGAATCTCCTAAAGATGTTGTTGAAAAATTTGTATGTGAAATATTTGAACATGGAACAAAACAACAAAGATTAAGAGCATTATTACAATTATCTTATAATAAAAGTTTATATGATGAATTTTTAGAAGCACGAGAACTATTAAATGTTGGTAATATACATGAATTAGCAATAAGTTCAGATGTACAGActcaaatattatataatagaaaTCTAATTCAATTAGGATTATGTGCATTTAGACATGGAAGAATATATGAAGCTCATTGTTGTTTAGTTGAAATATGTTCACAAAATAAACATAGAGAATTAATTGCTCAAGGTATATCAACATTAAAAAATCAAGAAAAAACAATAGAACAAGAAAGAACTGAAAAAAGAAGATTACTTTCTTTTCATATGCATATATCAATAGAATTAATTGAAtgtgttaataatatttgtgCTATGTTATTAGAAGTTCCAAATCTAGCTAAACATTCTTATGAATCTAAAAAAGATATTATCTCAAGACAATTTCGTCGATTTTTAGATATTTATgataaacaaatatttaataGCCCTCCAGAAAATAATAGAGAAATTATCATATTAGCtacaaaatatttacaaaaagGAAACTGGAAAATGTGTTGTGAAAAAATTTTTAGTTTATCTATATGGCCAAAATTTACAGATAAAGAAAAAGTACAAGCTATacttaaagaaaaaattaaacaagAAGCTATGCGTACATATATTTTCCGTTATATTTCAGTTTATGATTCTTTTTCAATTGATCAATTATGTGTTATGTTTGATTTACCTCAAAATACTGTTCATTCTATTTTAAGTAAAATGATGGTTAATCATGAAATACCAGCTTGTTGGAATGAGAGtagtaaatatatacttataaacACAATAAACCCCACACCATTGCAAACTATGGCCCTTAAATTGGCCGAAAATATTAACGAGGTCATGGAACAAAATGAGCTTGCTTTGAACATGAAAAACCCAAA GTTCATGCTCATGCAAGAAAGAAAGACACACATGAAAGATGACAAGTCAAATTGGAACAACAAAAAGGGAGATggaaaatatggaaaaaattACAATCGTCACAAAaatcaaaactataaaaaaaattataaggataaaaatatgaacaaaaattTTGTGCAACATTAA